The DNA region ATCAATTTTAGTATACTTATAAATGAGGAAATGTATTATGATACAAATGTTTTTATAAATGAAAAAATATAttgatataaatatttttataaatgagaaaaaatatattattgatataaatattttttatatatgAAAAAAGTGTATTAATATAAGCATTTTAATAAATAAAACAATCTTTATTATTGatataaaaaaatttataaatggaaaaaattatattattaatataaatatttttataacagaaaaaaatatattattaataaaaatatttatatatacaagaaaaaaatgacaattgatacaaatatttttataacgtttgtatatatttaaaaaaaaaaagtttatcattgatatgaatatttttataaacaaaaCTTATATATGCAATTAATTTTCATTGTCATCAGAATTTGTTCcttttttatatatttttaaaattggTTAACAAACAGCGCGTACCAAGCACGAATTTGTTACTGATTAGTTACTTTAGAAACAATATAATTACGATTACCgaacaagttttgttgttgttcGAATATAAAAAAGAAAACTTTAGGTTGCGGTGGATCGTTTGTTCATGAGGTGTATCAATTAATCTTTTCTATATCTATATAATGCAATTTTATGATACACCTCGTGGATGTTAATAAAGTAgtaatataaaattaaaaaacatTCCATAATTGACTGCAATATTTAAAATAGAAATGAAAACCTCCTTTTTCAACAACACTGTATGTGATTAACAACTCACTACCTTCAACTTTACAATGTCACTattattttaataattagaaCGAAGAAGAAACAAATATTTCTTTCTATTCTTCTATCTATATATAAATACATAGATATACTTTTCTGATCACAATCAACAATGGAAAATTGCTCTAGAGAGATGGATAAGGAGGTCACAACACCACTGCTAGTGAATGATAATGAGATAGAGAGCACATTTGTTCAAGAACTCAAGAGGGTCAGTTTCATGGCAGCTCCAATGGTAGCTGTCACTGTGTCACAGTATCTTCTTCAAGTGGTTTCTCTTATGATGGTTGGACATCTTGGGATTCTTGTTTCATTCTCGGGTGTTTCCATTGCCATGTCTTTTGCTGAAGTCACTGGCTTCAGTGTCCTTGTATGTTCTCTTAACTCTTATCTCTTCTTCTGTGTTTATTGAATAACCAATGTATCTGGTCTATATACAAATTAGATAATTTCGATTGCGATAGAGTATAGATGAAGTGAGTAGTATGATGTTGTTTGCAGTTAGGAATGGCTGGTGCATTGGAAACACTATGTGGCCAAACCTATGGTGCAGAAGAATATGGAAAACTAGGAAACTACACATGCTGTGCAATCTTAACACTACTTGTAGTTTGTTTACCTATATCACTTGTATGGATATTCACCGATAAAATCCTATTGATGTTTAGTCAAGACCCTGATATTTCTCATGTTGCTCGTGAGTATTGCATATACCTAATTCCAGGTCTATTCGGTTACGCGCTTCTTCAAGCATTGATTCGATATTTCCAGACTCAGAGTATGATCTTTCCCATGCTTTTTAGCTCACTTACAGCTCTAGTTTTGCACATTCCTATTTGTTGGATTCTTGTTTTTAAATTTGGATTGGGACACATTGGAGCTGCTTTGGCAATTGGAGTTTCTTATTGGTTGAATGTGATTTTGCTTTGGATTTATATTAAGTACTCTCCGTCGTGTCAAAAAACCAAGATTGTGTTCTCTACTCATGCTTTGCTTAATCTACCAGAGTTCTTCAAATATGCTATTCCTTCTGGACTCATGTTTTGGTAAATTCACTATATGCTGCTTCGTTtcatttttcacttgattttgTTCTACTAATTTTGATTTTCATGTAGCTTTGAATGGTGGTCCTTTGAGATTCTTACATTACTTGCTGGACTTTTACCTAATCCTCAACTTGAAACCTCAGTTCTTTCTGTCTGGTGAGTACCTTAAGAGTCTCGTATCAGCTAATACGTGGTGTGAACATGTGGTTATAAATAGGGGTAATCTTCATCCTATTTTGAAGGGCTGTGTTAGACCCAATAACATTTTTTGATTGCGATCTTTATGCAGCCTGAACACGACGACATTGCATTACTTCATTCCATACGCCGTTGGAGCTTCTGCAAGGTTTGTGTTCTGTTCTGTCCAAATATGGGATGATAATGCAAGATTTTCTGTGTTGATCTCTCCATGTGATgataatgtttgtttgtttgttttgcagtACTCGTGTTTCGAACGAATTAGGAGCAGGGAATCCAAAGACAGCTAAGGGAGCTGTTCGAGTTGTTGTTATTATTGGAATTGCAGAAGCAATTATTGTCAGCACCTTCTTCCTATGTTTTCGAAATATTTTAGGATATGCTTATAGCAATGATGAACAAGTTGTGAATTATATAGCGAAAATGGTTCCACTTCTCTGTGTTTCTGTTAGCGCCGATAGTTTAATCGGCGCACTTTCAGGTTAGTCAAATACTTACTACTTCTTGCTTACTAATAATTATCACTCAAAATTTGTCACGATTTAAATTATAGTTAAATAGGATGTGTGTTTATTTTGGTCATAGTTATACTGTGGCTTTAATCTACACAGAGTCTTCTTCTAAAAATTGATATGACTCTGATCACGCTAATCTATGAATTAGTAATGTGTCAAATATTATTATAGGGATTGCAAGAGGAGGTGGATTTCAGGAAATGGGAGCTTATGTGAACCTTGGAGCATACTATATAGTTGGAATTCCTTTGGGTTTGTTATTAGGTTTTCATCTAAAACTAAATGCTAAGGGTTTATGGATGGGAACTTTATCAGGATCTGTTCTAAATGTGATTATATTAGCTATTGTAACAGCCTTAACTGATTGGCAAAAAGAGGTTTGTTTTTATCTTATACAAATACAAATACAAATACATTACATCCACATTTGTTTTTTTACAACCATTTTTGACTTTTGAGGTCATTGAAATGCAGGCAAGAAAAGCAAGGGAGAGGATGATTGATCAGTCAATAAAAAGTAGTAATAGTAACTGTGACATGTGAAGGAGGCATGTTTGTTTGTTTCATAGTGTTCAAGTTCTTGTTTTTTGTGGGGAATGAAGAGATTTAATTGTATAAACATATAGTACTAAACAACAACTATGTACATGTGATGTTTGTACTCCATTGGTATCATAAATCTGATCCCATCCCACATACTTTAAGTTAAGAATATGTTTTGCAGGATTTGTCATGGGCCAATCACTTATGATAACATAAATTAATTCCTATTATTTCTTATGTCTAAATGTGTTTGTTTCTTCACAATACCATCAAATAATGATATAATTGTTTCTATAAAAAAATGGTAGAATTGATATTATGATAAAACAAATCATTGAACAGGCTAGCAAAGTTTAATATAAAAGAGAATGTTTCTGTTCAAAGACAGGACATAATTCCTATCATAAAAAgtatttaataaaaatttaattttaaaatttattaaataacCAATATATTTAAATAATAGTATATAAATAGGATCACGAAACAGTATTTAATTTTAGGACTCTTTGAGACTTTATTTCtttctctacttttttatcatttTCTAACGATTTTTTTTTACTATCAATTAAAACAGAATAAAAAAAGTTATAATTCTAACATCATCAATACAAGAAACAATTACAAAGACTCTTCTCCCTCCACTTAAAAGTTAATATGGTCCTCATCCACTAACTA from Lathyrus oleraceus cultivar Zhongwan6 chromosome 1, CAAS_Psat_ZW6_1.0, whole genome shotgun sequence includes:
- the LOC127118853 gene encoding protein DETOXIFICATION 9, encoding MENCSREMDKEVTTPLLVNDNEIESTFVQELKRVSFMAAPMVAVTVSQYLLQVVSLMMVGHLGILVSFSGVSIAMSFAEVTGFSVLLGMAGALETLCGQTYGAEEYGKLGNYTCCAILTLLVVCLPISLVWIFTDKILLMFSQDPDISHVAREYCIYLIPGLFGYALLQALIRYFQTQSMIFPMLFSSLTALVLHIPICWILVFKFGLGHIGAALAIGVSYWLNVILLWIYIKYSPSCQKTKIVFSTHALLNLPEFFKYAIPSGLMFCFEWWSFEILTLLAGLLPNPQLETSVLSVCLNTTTLHYFIPYAVGASASTRVSNELGAGNPKTAKGAVRVVVIIGIAEAIIVSTFFLCFRNILGYAYSNDEQVVNYIAKMVPLLCVSVSADSLIGALSGIARGGGFQEMGAYVNLGAYYIVGIPLGLLLGFHLKLNAKGLWMGTLSGSVLNVIILAIVTALTDWQKEARKARERMIDQSIKSSNSNCDM